The genomic window gcacacacacacacggtcactggaggcagcagggtgtcctggagtgggaggtgggacaCTGGATCCAGCCTGAGGCCCCACCCACAGCCTCCACTGAGGGCTTCCAGCAGGTGGCCTTGAAGGAGCCAGCCTGtcccaggaggcctgggctgtGCACAGCAGGTCAGAGCCGAGCCACCCACCggggtccccagggcccagcaccgGAAGTGTGAGGAGCAGGTCTGAGCAGGGCCGCCCGTAGCAGTGGGGACCAGTGGTGGGGTGCAGCTTGGGGGATGGGGGCCTGGCTGGGCAGTCACGGTGGGGGTATCAGCGGTGCAGCCACCCTAGGGCTCAGGGAGTGGAGCCTGGGACAGCCCACGCCTGCAGTGTGCTTCTGACTGCTGGGTGGGTCGGGGCTGGGGCGTTTGGTGGAGCAAGAGACCCAGGGAAGAGCAGGTCTGGGGAGCTGAGCCCCAGGGGACAGGGCATGGGGTCAGACTCAGAGGGGCCAAGCTTGGCCCAAGAGCTAGGGAGTGCTTGGGGCCTTGGACATAACTCACCCAGGAGAGACAAACACTGGGGAGGGGCATGGGGCCGGCCTTGCATAGGGagacagcccagggcagggaagGTTGCTGGAGGAAAGACTGCAAACAGACCAGGAATAGCCGGGAataggctggggggaggggcggagcctCAGGCCCGACTGAGCTGGCTGGCGAGGGGGGCTGTCCCCGGTTGGGCTGGACCGGGATCACCCAAATCCTGCTGCAGTCCTGGCCCCACCTGTCCAGCCCAGCAGGACCAAGCCTGGACCCTCCTCTCACGCCCTCCACCGCTTCCGCCcatagggaccagcgctgtgaccACTGGATCAGGACTTTCGTCCCCACGTCCCGGCCCGGCCAGTATAACCTGGGCAACATCAAGAGTGAGTCCCCGGGGGCCGCACTGTCCCATGGCGGAGAAGCCGGTGCTGCCGGGCTGGGGAGCAAGGCCacagccccttcctcccagccagCGCGGAGCTGACCGCGGCGTCTGCACCTGCAGGTTACCCTGGGGTGAAGAACTACATTGTGCGCGTGGTGGCCACCGACTACAGCCAGTATGCCATGATGTTCTTCAGGAAGGGTTCCAGAAACAAGCAATTCTTCAAGACCACCCTCTACGGTGGGTCCCCACCCCACGCCCTCgccgggaggggaggcagggtggcCGGTGGGGACGGGGTCGGAGGCCTCGCTCGCTCACCAACGCTCATGGAGTGTCCGCCGGCCACTTGCCGGTCACCTTGGCCACAGGGAGAACCAAGGAGCTGAGCCCCGAGCTGAGGGAGAGGTTCACCCGCTTCGCCAAATCTCTGGGCCTCCCCGACGACCGCATcgtcttccccacccccatcgGTAATggctgctggggagagggagggaacgTGGGGACGGACCGGGCCTGAAACTGCCCTGCCAGGGAAAAGGGGGGACCAGGGGGCAGCCTTCCGcaggcctctgtcctgtgtcccccagcccctctgcggcCGCATCCCTGAAGGGAACCCCCAGTGGGCCCGGGGTGGCCCAGGGGTGTGCAGGGGTCCTGGGGAATCTGGCACGCCCCTCACCCCCCCTTCTCACCgactttctctcccccccccccccggcccccagaCCAGTGCATTGATGACTGAGCCAGCAGTGAGTATGGCTGGGCAGGGCGCCGCTGGGAGGCCGGGCGCGGTGGGCTGGAGGGGCTCGGGCCTGCCTTTGCCCCTTGTCCCCCGCCGGCACTGTCGCTGCTGTCTGTTCACCCCGGCTCTCTCTCAGGTGCCTTGGCGTCTGCACGGGGTGCCACCTCCCATCCCACCAGCCCAgcacaaagagacacagaggccGGAGACCCTTCCCCCGCCCTGCTGCCGGAGCTCATCCGTCTCCTAAATAAACACATGCTCCTAGCCCCTGCACCGGCCTGTGCTGCTTGACTTCAGGGCCACGGGGCGAGGGAGGGCAAAGTGGGGGCTCAGGCCAGCTCACTCCCAGGGCCCATGGTCCCCAGTCTGGGTGTCAGGGCCACACAGCAGCTCCAGGACTCCAGCCGTCACCTCCCACAGCAGACAACACTGCCTCTGACTGCTCGGAGTCCCTCCCAGGCGGACAACACTGCGCTCcccgctcccagcccccagccccgggctcgTCCCCAGGGTGGaggcagcctgccctgcccctgcgccCGTCTACGAAGGGTGCCTAGTCCTCTGGTGGCCCTGACGGGGCCACTGGCAACATGTCCCACGGCAGgggcacagccagagctgagagcgGGCAGAAGTTGCAGCCAGCTCCACCTCGTCGGGAGCCCTGTGGCTGTGGGGGAAACACAGCCAGGGCCGGAGGAGGCGGCGACCTCCCCAGACCGGGGCCACTGCAGGCAGGGGGCGAGCAGGGGGGCCCTGTCCCTCCGCCAGCGTCTTTGGGCCAGTGCCTGCTGTCCCTTCCCCACGGATGGACATTCAGATGCCACCCCCCATCCCTCCTACCCAGACCACGGTGGGGGGGGGCACCATCCCTcatccctccttcccagaccacggTGGGGGGGTGCACCTTGTCTCCTGATGGGATGTGGCATCGTGAGCTGGAACCCCTTTCCCTCCTACAAAGTCAGAGGCCAGAGTGGGTGGAGCCCCCCAGACTCACACAGGACCCCACTGACCCTCGGCTAGGGGAGGGCGAGCCCACCAGAGGCTGCCCAACCTCCACAAGCCTGGGACAGACTCCAGGAAGAGATGAGTTCGGTGCAGCCTAAGATCGGAGCAGGGATGGGGCCACGCTCATGCGCCGAGTGGCCACAGACGGGCAGCCAGGGCCACTGCCAGAGCCCCACTCACTGGGCCAAGGGTGGAAGCTGCACCCGGCATGCCAGGCCCTTGGGCTGTTCTTTGGGCAGTAGATGCCATCTCTCTTACCTTGGTCCAAGCAAGGCAGCTTCCCATGGCCCCCTGGGACTACTGGGCCCTTTAGGATCAAACTCTTAGGGGCACAAACAAAGCTTTGTGCCTCCTTCCCAGGTAACCGGAGGTGTGAGCTTCCTACAGCCACTAGAGCAAACGATGGCAAAGTGCCAGCTCCACGCACGTCACGTTCGCTTGGGTCCAAGGCAGGAGGGACGCCTGTTGGCTGGGAGACTGGCTGGGCCTTCCTTCCCCAGACCCATTCCTAGGGTGGGGGGTGCTGGCCTTCCCTCCCCAGACCCATACCTGGGGGGTGCTGGCCGCTGGACCCCCTTATCTGAGGCTTTTCCTGATGGACTGCCCTAGTAGCCCCCTGCCACACAGCACCCAGAGGGGAGCGGCCAACTTTGCTTTAGACTTGCACTCCTTGGTGGTGCCGGgagagctggagaggcagaggtaggaggagcctcaccccccccccccaacaccctgctgctgctccagttcAGGCGCCCTCCGTAAAAAGGGCTGACCCTACTGGAGTGACCCTGAGGGGCGCGCACGAGACCGGGGAGGCCCAGGACCAGCGTAgcgggaggggaggtggggcctCTCCGCTGGGACCGAAACAGACCCTGGTGACCTGGCAACAAGAATTTGCCACAGCCACAGGTGGCGTTGGAAGCTGCGGGCCTGGTTTCGCCCACAGGACCCGCAGAGCGAGGTTCCCAGGCTGCTGCGACTCCGCCGGGCCGGCTCCCTACCGGCTCCCGGGGCAGGGCGGGCAGCTCCCGACGGCCCCGcccagaggcctggggagggggcggggctacTGTGAGGCAGGGCGTGGCTCCGGCAGGAGgcgggctgcggggcggggcgaAGGCGGAGCTCCGGCTGCGGGGCGGGGCCCTCCGCCGCGGCGTTCCGCGCTTCCGGCCCCGGCTTCCATCCACCGCTTCCGCCTTCCGCCCCGCGCCGGCTTTGGACGCTACGGTCGCGGCGTTCCATCCTCCCGTGGCCCTTGTGGCGCCCGAGCCCGCGATGTCGGGCCCCAACGGGGACCTGGGCGTGCCGGTGGAGGCGGGTGCGGAAGGCGAGGACGACGGCTTCGGGGAAGCAGgtgacttggggggggggggctgcagcgACCTTTGCTTCTCCCGGGCGCAGCCGGGGTGGGGGCTTGGCTGGGCGCGGGGATGCGGGGCCCCGGGCGCCGCGGCACCCGTGAACCATGGGACGCCAGCCCCGTTTCagggggaaaccgaggcagcTCTGGGGACGTTCGCCCGTTTAGGATTTGCCTCAGTCACATCCTTCAGCCCGTGGGGAGCCCGAGACCCCGGCGAGGGGCGGGTCGGGCTTGAGGGGGCGCGCCCCGCCGCGCTGAGTCAGCTCCCCAGCGCCTGGCTCAGcacggcggggctgggggctgggggctggggtgcggAGACGAGCCTCAGTCTCCCCGTGGGTAGGACAGCAATCATGATTAACTGCGTGCAGCTGTCAGGGTTGAGAGACGAGCCGGCGGGCAGGGTGCACCAGGTGGGTCCTGGGTGATGCAGGTCTGCGGCCCACTCGGAGGGCAGGGCGTGGCCCAGGCAGGCGGCCCGGGCCTGCGGCTCACGCGCGGTGCAGCTTGCCCGTGTGGCGTCCCGCTTGTTGGGTATAGCCACAGACGTGGGCATCCACCCCAGCAGTCGGAGACATTTTCCCCACTCGGGGTCTGCGGCCGGCTTTGCATCGGTGGCCCGGCGCCTGGGGGAGGGGTCCTCCCAGAGCCGATGCTGGCAGATTCTTAGGCCGGCGGGGAGGAGGTGTCCCGGGCAGATACAGAGGCTTGGCACAGCCAAAGCCTGACCCTGAGTGGCAGGCAgagcccgcccctcctcccctctgcccagctgGTCCCCGGGACAGAGTGGGACGCATCCACCATGACGGCCACCTGATGGGTACTTGGAAGTTTTCACAGACTTGGGTCCCCGCAGCACCCCCTCTCCCCAAAGTGGGGTACTTCGCTggcctggagcagagctggactcaaacccacagGCCCTGACGCCCCAGTCTCAGTTCTGGCTCCGTCTCCAAGCAGCCAGAGGACCTGGGCTGGCGCtgttctctgcctcagtttccctccccGTACTTGCAGGGCGTTGGGCTTCTCTCGGGCAGGGGGGCCTGCTCCCCAGACGCAGCACATCCGCCCCCGGAGCCGACTCCCTGCCGTGCCAGCCGCTTCCCCTATGGTCCCGAGCTGGCAGCGGGTGTCTGAGTCACAGGCTGGCTCAGAGCTGGGCCCCGCAGTGGGCACAGGCCCAGACCTTGAGTCCTGAGGGACGCGGTGTTGCTGGGAGAGGCAGGTCGCGGGTGGCCGTGGTGGAGGTGCGGGTTCCAGAGGCGGAGGCGGCTGAGAGTGAGGGCACCAGGAGTACGAGACATCCGAGCTTTATAGTCCAGTGGGGGCGCACACCAGCGTGCACACAGCGACAGCAGGCAGGCCGGGGGAAGGGGGCCAGGGGATCAGCACAGGGGCCCGGTgggccgggggcgcgggggcgAGTGAGACGCCCCCCGGAGGAGCCAGTGCCCTCCGGGGAGAGGCAGCGGCAGGTTCCgagggagggcaggggtgagaggaggggaaaggcggggagggcagggccagggaggggagcTGGTGCAGAGCCCGGCGGGGTCCTGGGCGCGCTGTCCCGAGGGGCCGGAGGACAGGACCTGCCTGGGCGGCCCCGGCTGCCAGGCTCAGCGTGGGCTCTGGCCTCCGGGCAGCTGCTGGAGAAGTGCAGAGGGGACTGGCACCTGCAGGGCTGCCTCGGCGGCCCGCCCTCTGACCACCCCGGCCCCACTGCCTGGCTGGGGCGTCTGGAGACACAGGACCCTTGCGCGTTTCCCTCCCCCCAGAGTACGCTGCCATCAACGCCATGCTGGACCAGATCGACTCCGTGCTGGACCACCTGGAGGAGAAGAACGACCGCCTGCACGCCCGCCTGCGCGAGCTGCTGGAGTCCAACCGGCAGGTGCGCCTGGAGTTCCAGCAGCGGCTCGGGGAGGCGCCGGGGGAGGCCGGCTCCTAGGCCCTGGCCGGGCTGCGGCCCGGGCACGCGTCACCTGCCTGACACCCTGTCAAGGGCTGGCCTTCGGGCCCCCtggtgagtctgcctgcctgggcctccctccACTGCCCGCATGCCCTCCGGGGGCCAGGTGGGGGCCTGCCACCACCCACCTCCCTGCCTGTCCGGGCCCTGAGTGTCCACATTAAAAGGGTCTCCGACTCCACTGTGCTGCTCTCCTCTGTGTCCTGGTTGAGGACCCCAGGGGCCTCCAGCTGGGACAGGGTGGGGCTCACGGGCGAGGAGGGGGCTGGGTTCTTGGCTGTCTGTGAGGTGCAGGTGAGGTGGGGTCTCCTCCCTACCTGGGGCGTCCCTGGCCAGCAGCTGCTTCCCTGTGTGACCCCCTCGTCCTCTGCACACCGCGGCAGCCTCAGCACTGCCCTCCCACCTTGGGCCTGCTCCCCCTGCCGGCCAGCGGTTCCCAGGGTGCTTTAACGTAAGAGAGCCCAGCGAGGCGGCCCCGCCGGGAACCGCGGACTCAGAACCCGAGGCCCCTGCACGTCAGTCCCGTGGGGGCAGCTGGGAAGAGGCTGGCGCGGGGGGTCTGCACCCCAGCCCAGGGCCGGATCCCAGCCAGTTGGCGGCTGTCAGCTGACGCTGCCGGGCCTGTGTCTTGACCTGTCACCCGGGGATAACAAGGCCTGTCTCCTGGGGTCGTCATGAAGACTAAATAGGTCCTTCCTTGACGGTGCCTCCTGGCCTGATGCATTAttaagagggaaactgaggctgagagagtcCCTGGTTCCTACCTCCTGGTTCTGCCACCACACTGGGCCCAGAAAGGCTGGCCACTGGTGGGGCACCCCCTGCCCTGTCCACCCAGACAGAAGCGTTGGTGGGGACCGCATAGCCAAACTACCTTCTTTATTGATGTCAAGTAAGAACGCCAACCACGTCAAAGTCTGCAGAGCCCAGACAGCCTTAGCCCACCTGGCCCCCGGGCACGGGGCGCGCCCTCTATCAAGATTTGAGGCGGGTGGAGCGCCGAGGGGGCGGTTTGGGGAGCTGAGCTGTCACCTTGCTGGCGGTCTTGGCCGTGTCCTGCGTGCTGGGCTGGATGGGTGAGCGGCCGCCAGCGGTGAACAGAGCAGTCAAGGCGTTGCGAGCATTGATCGCACACCGGCGGCTCACGGGCCggctggtggggctggggttCTTGGCCGCCTTGTATTTCTGGACACAGGAGGTACAGGTGAGGGCTAAACCACTGGTGCCCCTGGCCAGCAgctccctcctcctcagccgcgaCTCGGACAGTATGGATGTGCTGTGTGACCCCGTGGGATgctctcagcctctctgggccAGGGCTCAGGAGTTACCAGCCTGACCCTCTGCATGCCGCGAGTAAGGGATAGAGCCCGGCCCGTGTgcctgggggaggcagccagCGGTCCGGAGCACAGAGCGGGCAGGAGGTCGGGCTCACCTGCAGGTTCTCGAAGTGGGCCAGGGATTTGCAGTGGGAGAGCTGCGCCCCCGAGTTGCTGTGGTAGAACTTGTGGCAGATGCGGCACACGTAGCCCATCACGGGCACCAGGAAGTCCACGCCTGTGGGACGGCAGGGTCTGCACACTCCTCCCTCGTCCCGGCCAGGCCACCCACCTGCTCGGGAGCCCCGCTGGACCGTCCCCCTGCTCTGGGTGTGAGCCGATGACAAGAGGACAGGGCCACCTGGGGGCCGCGTGGAGGCTGGGCGAAGGCTGCAGCTCCCGCggatgggctcagggctggggtcTTACCGTAGGCCGTGTTGGGGTTGTAGGTCTCTGAGCCCTTCCACTCCTCTATGGAGATGTCTCTGGATCTCACCTGGAAACGTGCCAGTGGGGGTCCTGGATCTGCAGACTCGGGTCACGGCCCTGGAGCCCACCCGTGCCCCCGGACCCGCCATCCCCGTGACCTCCAGAAGGCTGGTGGCCTTCTCTGAGCAGGTGCTCACgctggccctgcctcccagaAGGCCCTCGCCCATGGAACTTTCTGGGCTCTGCCCCACCAGCGCCCTCCTCTGGAAAGCCCTACTGTTCCCGGCTGGGCCAGAAACCATGCCGAGTGTGCCCGGCACGTCGTGTGTGCCGAGTCCTCGCACCTGCTACGGCTTACACCCACCCCATGGAGCAGGGACGGGCCCGGGGGTGTCAGCTCTCTTGCCCAGAGGGCTTTGGGGGGAGCTGGCGGGCCCCAGCCAGAGTTCACTCTGGCCGGGGAGGGCCCACTTTCAGGAGGTTGTGCTAGGACAGTGCCTGGTACCTGGTGGCGCACAGACAGGGAGCGCTCCAAGTGCCGGCTGCCGCAGCCGTCCCCGACCCCGTCCCCTTGTCCTGACATCTCTGCGCACCATGGAGCTCCCCACCTCTGTGCCTCAATGATCCCATCCCCTCCCCGGGatgccctctccctctcacacaggTCAGAGGTCAGCCAGGCTCCGCGCGCTTCATCGTGACGCATGTTTACGTGGTCACGTGTAACAGAGCCCCCAGAATAGGGCGTGCCTGGGAGGTGGGGCGGGGTCCCTGCCGGGCAGCCTGGCCAGCCGCCAGCCTGCCCCCCACGCCCTCCCGCCAAGCACCTGCTTGCAGAGTTCCTCCTCGACCTCAATCTCTTCGTCGTCCTCGTCGTCGTCCTCCTCGTCCTCGTCCCCCTCAAAGCAGCCCACGGCGTCCACTGTGATGAAGTGGTCCTCGTCCTGGCCAGCCACCTCCTTCTCCAGCATCTTCAGCTGCCcggggagggagccaggagctcaggtcaGCTGCAGGCAGCCAGGGCTCCGTGCGCTGCCCCCACGCGCCGGAGTCCCGTCCCTCCAGACCTGCTGAGAGCAGGCTGTGCTCCTGCCCAGcgtgctgtgtggccttggccaGGGCTCTGTACCTCTCTGGGCCCATGTCCTCTGAGGGTGCGGGGTTACCTCCTTGGCCTTGTCCTTGTGGCCCTGGGACTTGACATGCTCCACAAACTTGCGGGGGGTCCTGAAGTAGCGGCTGCAAGCCGTGCAGAAGGGGCGCAGGGACTGCTTGGCgatctggggagggagggaggccgtgTGGGCGGGAAGGCGGAGCCAAGCAGAGCCCAGCTGGAGCTcgcctccccctgcacacccagctCATTTAAGCAgcagtctggggccagcgctgtggcacagcgggttaaagccctggcctgcagtgtcggcatctctcatgggcgccggttctagtcccggctgctccacttcccatccagctccctgctaatgtgcctgggctcctggctcctgattggctcagctccagccattgtgaccatttggggagtgaaccagcggatggaaggcctctctgtctctacctttgtaactctttcaaatacaaaacaaaacaaacaaaaaaaaccaacaaaacaaaaccaaaagtcaggcgatgctgtagccctgcaccaaAACATGCAGACACAGCTCGTCCCGTCCCTGTGCGGCCCCAGGACTTCCCTGTGCAGATGGCAGTGGAGACCGGGCAGACACAGAagacaggaggaggggcagcagcCTAAGGACCCCCCATGAGCACCCGGCGGGCAGCTGGGCACCCTGGAGCCTAAAGGGACGTGACTGGTCCACCCAGAGGCCACAGCGAGACGTCGCGCAGACGGACTGCCGCCGACTTCTCCCGGTCGACCCGGGCCTCCGCCCCGCGGCCCCTACCTTGTGGTCCTGCGTCCTGCGGTGCTGGATCAGGTCCCCCACGTAGTAGACCTGGCAGGTGTTGCACCAGCGCCGGGGCGGAGGCTCCCTGAGAGGAGAGACGAGGGGAGGGCAAGGTGAGGCGGAGCGGCTGCAAAGCCGGCTCCAGACGCACCAGGCGGCACCGCCATCCCAACCGCGTCTTTTCAGCAGCCCTAACAGAATGGACGTGAGGGTGATCTGATGAACGCGAGCGAGGACACCCATGGgcactctggggtgggggtgggagtgagacGCCCGCGGGACGCCAGGCGGCGGCACCAAGACCAAAGCTGCGGCGTGAAGACCGCGGGGGGAACGGGAGCCCGGCTCGGGTAAGGGCTCAGCCTGAGTGGCACAGGGGGCGTCAGGGCCACCTGCCAGCCACTCCGGGAAGAAAAGCCTTTTGCTCTCACCTCCTACCTGCAAAATAAATTCTAACTGGACTCGTGGAGACACGTGTCACCGTCCGAGCCACATGCTTGGGGCGGGGGCGGACCCCTATGTAATCTTGGGCTGGGACAGATCTCTCTGCACAGAACAAGGCCAGGCAAAACCAATGCATCCGACTGCACAGCTTCCAAGCCAAacttccaaggaaaatgaaaaacctGTGACTGTCAAGACGAAGCCTTAGCCGTATCGCAGCCAGAGCGTGTCCTCCATGGGGGCAGCTTgccaaaaaacccaaaaccacGAGGGCCCGTGTCGTGGCgttagatccctgctaatggcctgggagagcagcgggagacagcccaagtgcttgggcccctgcagccacgtgggagacccggatggagctcctggctccagtctggtccagccctggctttgcaggGTTGagatctcttgtctctccctctctctgtaactctttcaaaaacaaatcaaccgggccggcgccgtggctcactaggctaatcctctgcctagcggcgccggcacaccgggttctagtcccggttggggcgccggattctgtcccggttgctcctcttccaggccagctctctgctgtggccagggagtgcagtggaggatggcccaggtggttgggccctgcaccccatgggagaccaggaaaagcacctggctcctggctcctgccatcggatcagcgcggtgcgccggccacggcggccattggagggtgaaccaacggcaaaaggaagacctttctctctgtctctctctctcactgtccactctgcctgtcaaaaaaaaaaaaaaaaaaaaaaatcaaccttgggaaaaaaagaaaagaaaaccaaaattatACAAGGCTGTGTTCTGAATCCACGAGAGTAAGGACTTCCTAGAAAATACGCACACGTACAATTTCACGTACGCTTCGTGGGGCACGCAGACCCCCTGGCGTCCGTGGACGGACCCCGGTAGGGACCCTGTGCTGACGCTGCAGCGTCACCAACATCGGCAGTGACTGCGGCTTTTACTTCTGTAGATAGTGAGCGCCgcagggatggggggggggggggcacgctgTCTTAGCTGTGCTCCggccggcgggggtgggggcggctttTCACTGCATATGCATTTTCCGTGTTCTTatctattttccttcctttcctttttatttgtttatttacttgaaaggcggagttagagagagagataaagagtgtGTGTGctcccattgactggttcactccccaaatggccacaaaggcggagactgggccaggccgaagccaggagccaggagcttcctccgggtctcccacatgggtgcaggggcccaggtatttgggccatcctctgctgctttcctaggccattagcagggagctggattggaagtggagcagccgggactcgaactggcacccacatgggatggcagcatcacaggtggtggcttagcccgctatgccacagcgccggccccatattttCAAAATCCGATAGAATACGAGTTCTTTTATAGTCAGGAAAGAAAGAACAGCACGACGGCCACAGGGCGTCCCCAGCATTGGGGCTGAGACCCTCGGTCCTCACTCGGTCTGGTAGCGCTGTCGACAGGTCTGGCCCGAGCCGGCACCACCCAGCAGCATTCCTGTGGGGTCCTTTCCAATAGGCGCTTTGGTAGAGCTTGAATtgaaatctatctatctatctatctatctatctatctatctatctatctataatttttttctttatttgagaggcagagacggatctcccacctgctgggtccTTCCCTaagagcctgcaacagccaggctgggccgggctgaagccaagagccaggagctccgtgcaggtctcccctgagggtggcagggacctgagtccttgagccatctgctgccccccagggtgcccacgagcaggcagctggatcggaagtggagccgggacgcAAACCCAGGCTGTCCGACAGGCATGCGGCGTCCTGAGCAGCAGCCCAGCCCCCGGCCAGCGCCCACCgtgctctttctctgtgtgcgTTTTAGTCCTTTGAGTCCAACAGCGTGCTAAATGAGGACAGCGAGTCGGGGAGACCTGGCCGCCGAACAGGTCCAGGCCTGTGCAGGGCACGCCGGAGGCCGCCCAGATGGCCGAGCCAGGTGAGGTCTCGGTGGTCTCGGGGCCCTGCTGTGCgggctccaggaggcagcagtggggtgCTGGCTTCAGGGGCCTTTCTGTGGGGGCCCTCCCTCATCTTCCATGGGGAGCCTCGTGAGCAGCACTGGCCCTCCGCCTGGCGGTCACAAGGCCTCGGCCCTGGCCACGGTGGGCTCACCCAGCATTTCCCGGACACTACCTTTCTGCTGCAGGCGCCGGGGGGCTGGGACCGCGGGCGGCTTTGCCACAGTGTGTCCCCTGGAGTTGCACAGGTCAGAACCGCCGCTCCTTTCTGCTCTACAGAAACTAACGAGCAGCGCGGGGGCCGCAGGGTTATGTGACACTGCTGCGGACGCTGTGCTACGCTGGGCACGGACGGGTGCCTCTGCCTGCCAGTGGCGTGGCCCTGGGGCCGCTGGTGGGGGCACACGGCTGAGGCTACTCGGCCGTGAGAGCTGACCTGCCCCTCAGTTTAAACgccgcctctccctctccaagCTTTTC from Oryctolagus cuniculus chromosome 1, mOryCun1.1, whole genome shotgun sequence includes these protein-coding regions:
- the BBLN gene encoding bublin coiled-coil protein, whose amino-acid sequence is MSGPNGDLGVPVEAGAEGEDDGFGEAEYAAINAMLDQIDSVLDHLEEKNDRLHARLRELLESNRQVRLEFQQRLGEAPGEAGS
- the LCN2 gene encoding neutrophil gelatinase-associated lipocalin encodes the protein MPLGLLWLGLTLLGALHIQAQDPTPKLIPAPSLRRVPLQRNFQDEQFQGKWYVVGLAGNAVQKREEGQEPMYSTTYELNEDRSFNVTSTLLRDQRCDHWIRTFVPTSRPGQYNLGNIKSYPGVKNYIVRVVATDYSQYAMMFFRKGSRNKQFFKTTLYGRTKELSPELRERFTRFAKSLGLPDDRIVFPTPIDQCIDD